In Rutidosis leptorrhynchoides isolate AG116_Rl617_1_P2 chromosome 6, CSIRO_AGI_Rlap_v1, whole genome shotgun sequence, the DNA window AAACGGTCACGGGATAACCCTGATAGACTGCATCCATTTGAGTATAAATAATCCCTTTCTTAAACATGAAAAACCTTATATGTATGTATATCCACTTATGTTTAATACTTTAATGCATATATTTACCTTACAAAATTGCAGAAGGGATTACGCAATCCATCCActtccaagttcaagtaaaatacaGCTAGTTGAAGAGCTTGATGACCCCAAATATAAACCTAATGCATGCATCGTTAGTCGTCAAAAGAGGACCCGTAACAACAAAGTAAACCAAGGTATCAATCAAAGTGTAGTTGAAGACCTCAACGACTCTCACGATCACCTTCAAACATGCCCGGTTACCCGTCAAAGAAGTGGGACCCATGACAAAATGATAAACCAATATATTGAAATTGAAGAGGTTAATGACTCTCAAGATGAGTCAGATTACTTAGAGTAAGATAAACCTTTTATTTCATTGATATACTGCTATTCGTAGACACTAATTTTAGGATGTGATTAAAGTATTTTAGTTAAATTGTTAGTTTGGAATTGTAGATATAAATCAACACAACAATGGACATCTGAAGAAGTGAAAGCTTTGTTTGATGGTTTTGAAAAATACGGTGGTAACAAATGGCAAAAAATTCTCAACGGTCCTCAATTTGCTTCTACACTTGCTTCTCGTTCAAGCAAAGCTCTTGgggtatttttatttaaaatatttctCTATAATTTATTATTCTTCTTTTTATGAGTTGTGTGTTATCGATGAAAATatgatattttatttttataagttGGAATTATAAGTTCTAACTATAATATAATCTTGCAGAACAAATGGAACAGGCTGGCTGAATATGATGAGAGGTTAGTGGTTACTATTAAGTACCAAGCCACCctttattatttttaatgttataTTTCGTAATTGGCAAAAATTTGAAGGGTTCAAGTTCACTGGTCATTTGTTCTCTTTGGGTATGCTAACTTTGGTAACATTAAAAACACTTATGTTATCACTTCACAATCGATGCTAACTTTGGTAACATTAAAAACACTTGTGTTATCACTTCACAATCGTTATGAATTGACTTCCAAAATGTAGTTGAAGGATCTATATGTTCATTATGAGGTTTGGGCTGTATAATTCATATAAATGCAACTATAAAACCACCATTACTACCATATATGATATGTATCCATTAGTATATTTAGGTTGTATGATTCACATAAATGATGACCTTTTTAGTATATAGGTTGTATGATTTAAACCAATCACTCACCCACGAAAGATAAACGAAATAGCTAAAGCATACGAACAATAAATAAATGCATAAATGACACGGGATGAAcgtatatcccaactccaaaacacgaaaAAGGCTTTACTCCACGGCGCTAGAGATTTTCACTATTAATTTTCATGCACATAGGTTACATATACAAgaggtatatttatagtgctaaacTAAGACAAATCAAACACGAATTGGTTATATTTATGGTTCAACTCGGATTGATCTTGCGATAGATTAGTAGTTACTATTGAGTACTAATTCACCCTTTATCACCGTTCATAATATGTTCTGTAATTGGGAAAACAAACCGCTTTGAATCCATGCAACATAGTGTAAATTTATGTTCTTGTAGGGGGTGATAAGTGTGAGCTTATTGATTTTTTGTGGTCTTTGATGTGCTAACTTTTGTAATgttaataaaacttatgttatcCTAATTTCATCAAACTATGTTTAATGCATATAACCATCCCAAGATAAAGATAGTCTCGTCTCAGATTCAAACTGTTACGAATCAAATAACTCCCCTTCCGTGGGTAGCCTGATTAGGGAAGACCTTTTATGTTTAGTCACTTATGTttaattcatatattttacaaaattacaGAAATAGTGAAGTGATAGAAATTGAAGAGCTTAGTGACAATAAGGATCGTAAGGTATTTTTACTTAATCATCACGATTATTACTTTACTTTTGAAGTTAAATTAAAAGTATaaactttatcattattattattatcttgcaGGTAAAATCGAGACACTTGGGCGAATATGATGATAGGTTAGTAGTTAATGTCATACTATGAAATATTAATCAACCTTTTCTTTATGATTTATTAATTAGAAAAATACATTTTACTGAGTGATAGCAACAAGGTATGGGTTGAGGGTAAAATATGAACCATATATTCAGTATCATGTTTAAGCATTATAAATTTGAAATTCATAACTATGTACTGTGATTTGTAGACAATAATTTTAGGAAGATATTAAAGTACTACAGAAAAAAGGCATGTTAGTTTGGAATTGTAGATATAAACTGATGCAGGATCGGGTCTACCTGCTTGACTTGTTGCTATCCTTCACTGAAGCCCATTGTTTTAAAACGGACCAAAATTATCACCTTTGTCCACTGATTCCATTTGGTTGGGTAGGCCCGATCCTACATCATTCTCCCTCTTATtcgaaaagactcgtcctcgagtctacaaAACGGGCTTTGGGAGCCCTCTGTGGTTGCCATAAAAGAATAATCTTGAAATTTGATTTTCATATCAACATCAACAACTTCATAAGTGAAAGTTTCAACATCTTCATTGTACATGTTGGTGTCGAATTCATCTATTTCAGCACCAACTGCAACTTCACACTCAAATTCTTTTTCTTCCTCACCATCATTATCATAAACACCATCAGTATCATAAACAGGTTCAGTATCTTCCTCCGTGAAGGGTTCGGGAATATACTCCATATTAAAAATTTGATCAACTGTAAAAAAATTCCTGGATAGTTTCCTCAATGCTCAATGAACGCCATTGAAAATTCTGGTACTAATCCAATCTACTTTTGATTTTCGGGCTGCATCCCTATCTTTACTCACATGCTACAACCCAAAACAAAGCCAAAGGCTCTCTCTATTCTGTTAActcaaaactaaaaataaaatcttCAAATTAATCGTACCATCTATATATAAACTAGACTAGATAAATGATATGGATAAGACTAAAAAACTGTTAAAACCAACATTACAATCTTACCTTTAATCAATCTCATTATGTTTGGTTGCTTATGTAGATTTCCAAGTTGTTTTCAAGCTAAATAAAAGATGGTGTTGGATGGCTAAAGTGAATTTATGAGGTCTTATGCTGCCAATATCAAGTTTGTGGTTCTCGAGGGTGCAAAGTAAAACTTCTCCATTCAAAGGCTATATAACCACTGCTAGGGTTCTGTGTCTGTGTCTGGTGCATAAGAAAAAATACGATCAAAATAATCCTCATCTGTTATCCTCTCAATTCATCTTTGTTTCATTTTTCTGTGTAAATCGATTGTTCCCGTGTGTAATTGTAGTACCAATTGTGGTACCAATCTTGGCCACTATTTCGTTTGAATTCATATTCATTGCATACGGCTGTAAACCTGTGACCAGATCGGTTTTTGGCTATATATTCAGTATTTTCTGTATTTAAGTTTGTTGATTGGTGCTTTCGTTCATGGCATCAGAGCTGTGGTGATCTGTTTGATCCTGTTGGTGCTTAAGATCGTCACATCTGTTATTAAGATTGACGGCTGGAGAAATTTTTTTCTTCAATTGGGTTGATAAAAAAGTCAATTCGATTGATTCACTGGTTCTAGTTGTGTCTATTGGGTTCGATTTGGATCTGTGATCTTCTTTCTGGGCTATTCATTCGattagaagaaaagaaaaaaaaactaatTCTTTTTTCGAATTAGGGTTGGCTGAACCTTCTTGTTTCGAAATCAAAGCTATTGTCTATCTTCTTCGCTGCTACGAAGGGGAGTATTCTGTAACCTTTGCATTAATTCTTGTTTATCTGATTATTTGCATTTCAACCTTCTGATTATTGCATGTTTATTCTGCTGTTTTGTGATCTTGTGTCTGCTACTTGATTAATTGTGTTGTCTATATTGCTTATTCAATTGCTTATTGCATTTTTTTTCTGAGTTCTCTTATTATTTTGTGCTACCATGGTAAATGAAACTGGTGATGGGTCCAAGACTACTCATGTGAGTGATCTTGACTTTGGTGATCCACTCTATTTGCATTCTAGTGATACTAGCATTACTGCACTCATTTCTATGAAACTAAAGGGAACTGAAAACTATAATGTCTGGAGTAGGGCTATGTTATTAGCTTTACAAACAAAAAATAAAACTGGTTTCATAGATGGTACTGTGACCAAAAATACTACTGATAGTGTGCTTGCTTTACAATGGGATAGATGCAATTCTGTGGTATTGTCTTGAATTCTTAACTCTGTAAGTGAAGAACTGTTTTCTGGTCAAGTCTTTTCTAAACTTGCCAAGACTGTGTGGGATGAATTGAAAGAAACATATGACAAAATTGATGGTTCAATTACCTTTAATCtgcataaaaaaaattaataccaTTTCCCAAAATGGTGACTCCTTATCTGATTACTATCACAAATTAAATGCTTTATGGAAATAATTTGATGCTCTTGTTAAACTGCCTACATGTGATTGTAATAACACTGGAATTAAGGACCACAATGATCTTATAAAACTTATACAATTTTTGATGGGTCTTGATGAATTTTATCATGCTGTTAGGAGCAATATTCTCACTAGGGAAAAGTTACCAAGTGTACAAACTGCTTTTTCTATTGTGTCAAGAGAGGAGTCTCATAGAGATTCCTCCACCATCAGAGGGGTTGGAAAGTCCCAACAGTCTGCTTTTCTTGTCTCAAAAACTTTTGATAATAAAAAGAAATTTGGAAGAGGTCATAACTTAAACCTAAAGTGCACTAAGTGCAATATGAATGGGCATACCATTGACAGATGTTATGAAATAGTTTGGTACCCTCCTGGTTGGGTAAAAAGGAACAATAACAACACCAACAAAAGCATCCCAGTAACAACTCTGTGGGACAAGGAACTCCTTTCACACCTGACCAGATAAACAAACTGATGAGCCTCATCAATGACACCTCTGGAAGTGTGCAtgcaaattgtagtgacccgaacttttccatgtttatatatattaattgagattgatgtttacatgattaaatgtttccaacatgttaagcaatcaaacttgttaagacttgattaattgaaataggtttcatatagacaattgaccacccaagttgaccggtgattcacgaacgttaaaacttgtaaaaaactatatgatgacatatatatggttatatatatagttaacatgatattatgataagtaaacatatcattaattatattaacaatgaactacatatgtaaaaacaagactactaacttaatgattttgaaacgagacatatatgtaacgtttatcgttgtaacgacatttaatgtatatatatcatattaagagatattcgtacatcataatatcatgataatataataatttaaaatcccttttgttattataaacattgggttaacaacatttaacaagatcgttaacctaaaggtttcaaaacaacacttacatgtaacgactaacgaagacttaacgactcagttaaaatgtatatacatgtagtgttttaatatgtatttatacacttttgaaagacttcaatacacttatcaaaatacttctacttaacaaaaatgcttacaattacattctcgttcagtttcatcaacaattctactcgtatgcacccgtattcgtactcgtacaatacacagcttttagatgtatgtactattggtatatacactccaatgatcagttcttagcagcccatgtgagtcacctaacacatgtgggaaccatcatttggcaactagcatgaaatatctcataagattacaaaaatatgagtaatcattcatgacatatttacatgaaaacaaaattacatatcctttatatctaatccatacaccaacgaccaaaaacacctacaaacactttcattcttcaattttcttcatctaattgaactctctcaagttctatcttcaagttctaagtgttcttcataaattccaaaagttctagtttcataaaatcaagaatactttcaagtttgctagctcacttccaatcttgtaaggtgatcatccaacctcaagaaatctttgtttcttacagtaggttatcattctaatacaaggtaataatcatattcaaactttggttcaatttctataactataacaatcttatttcaagtgatgatcttacttgaacttgttttcgtgtcatgattttgcttcaagaactttgagccatccaaggatccattgaagctagatccatttttctcttttccagtaggttcatccaaggaacttaaggtagtaatgatgttcataacatcattcgattcatatatataaagctatcttattcgaaggtttaaacttgtaatcactagaacatagtttagttaattctaaacttgttcgcaaacaaaagttaatccttctaacttgacttttaaaatcaaataaacacatgttctatatctatatgatatgctaacttaatgatttaaaacctggaaacacgaaaaacaccgtaaaatcggatttacgccgtcgtagtaacaccgcgggctgttttgggttagttaattaaaaactatgataaactttgatttaaaagttgttattctgagaaaatgatttttattatgaacatgaaactatatccaaaaattatggttaaactcaaagtggaagtatgttttctaaaatggtcatctagacgtcgttctttcgactgaaatgactacctttacaaaaacgacttgtaacttatttttccgactagaaacctatactttttttgtttagattcataaaatagagttcaatatgaaaccatagcaatttgattcactcaaaacggatttaaaatgaagaagttatgggtaaaacaagattggataatttttctcattttagctacgtgaaaattggtaacaaatctattccaaccataacttaatcaacttgtattatatattatgtaatcttgagataccatagacacgtatacaatgtttcgacctatcatgtcgacacatctatatatatttcggaacaaccatagacactctatatgtgaatgttggagttagctatacagggttgaggttgattccaaaatatatatagtttgagttgtgatcaatactgagatacgtatacactgggtcgtggattgattcaagataatatttatcgatttatttctgtacatctaactgtggacaactagttgtaggttactaacgaggacagctgacttaataaacttaaaacatcaaaatatattaaaagtgttgtaaatatattttgaacatactttgatatatatgtatatattgttataggttcgtgaatcaaccagtggccaagtcttacttcccgacgaagtaaaaatctgtgaaagtgagttatagtcccacttttaaaatctaatatttttgggatgagaatacatgcaggttttataaatgatttacaaaatagacacaagtacgtgaaactacattctatggttgaattatcaaaatcgaatatgcccctttttattaagtctggtaatctaagaattagggaacagacaccctaattgacgcgaatcctaaagatagatctattgggcctaacaaaccccatccaaagtaccggatgctttagtacttcgaaatttatatcatatccgaagggtgtcccggaatgatggggatattcttatatatgcatcttgttattgtcggttaccaggtgttcaccatatgaatgatttttatctctatgtatgggatgtgtattgaaatatgaaatcttgtggtctattgttacgatttgatatatataggttaaacctataactcaccaacatttttgttgacgtttaaagcatgtttattctcaggtgaatattaagagcttccgctgttgcatactaaaataaggacaagatttggagtccatgtttgtatgatattgtgtaaaaactgcattcaagaaactgatttcgatgtaacatatttgtattgtaaaccattatgtaatggtcgtgtgtaaacaggatattttagattatcattatttgataatctacgtaaagctttttaaacctttatttatgaaataaaggttatggtttgttttaaaaatgaatgcagtctttgaaaaacgtctcatatagaggtcaaaaacctcgcaacgaaatcaattaatatggaacgtttttaatcaataagaacgggacatttcagttggtatccgagcgttggtcttagagaaccagaaaatttgcattagtgtgtcttatcgagtttgttaggatgcattagtgagtctggacttcgaccgtgttttctttaaaaatgattgcttaacatttttgttggaaactatatatttttaacatatgaatattatgtgatatattaatctcttaacgtgtttgatattatgtgatagatgtctacctctagaacaagtcccattgacttacctaataataatgaagagtcaaatgtaaattggaatgattcgtggactgattcacaagttcccgaagaggaaccggaagaagagtcggaaccggaagaagaatcggaaccggaagaagaatcggaaccggatgaagaaatagaaccggtgggggaaataataaaacggttaagtaaaagaaaatcctcaaccaaccgaccaaagttaattatggtcaatggtgtttccgccaaggaagcaaaatattgggaggattaccaattctccgatgaatcggattccgacgagaattccgatgatgttatagaaattaccccaactgaatttaaaaaggcaaaagaaaataataagggaaagggtataaaaatagagaaatctaattccaaccccgatgaactttatatgtatcgtcaacccccgaagtccttaagttgtaacaatgacccgggaacctctaaaccaccaggtttttctaaaccaatgtggacaacgacggctcgtattaggggaacatcatatatccctagaaacttggcaaaacgaaccaaaactgaagaagaagaaacgagcgagtcggaataagatagttgtattcatgtggtgtaatatatgtaatatagtgttcttatgctttatgatatatgtaaaaattgcttgtattaataagtattttttttatgaatctaactcttgtctattttacagtttaaaaacacaaaatggatagacaacccaatattttaagagacctacccggagacatgattgatgaaatcttgtctagagtcggccagaattcttcggcacaactatttaaggcgagatcagtttgtaagacattcgaagaacgttccaagaatttcttggtttataagagactttcgtttgaaagatgggggatatcacattgggaaacccataagttacgatgtgtttactttgacgcatatattgcggggaacccaaatgctattttacgcaacgggttaagaaattattttgactcaatatatccgaatattggacttcgtgatttagaaaaagcggctaacatgcaacataaagaagcatgttatgcttacggattagtaatgttcgcttctcaccaaagtgagaacaagaacatcgggctacaactattaaacaaaacgtttccacaaatgacggagtcggtaattggggtaagaaatgaggtttttagattattacgggactgttggacattacgtaaccctcgtccctttgatgacgttacaacacgctgtcttatcaacggccataacggttatgttgcacaagaccaaggatgggaagtagtcctagtaaaaccagaatgcatgacttgtttctggacgtatgaattacgtgtctttattgcctttgctgaacgacttgtgtactagctagaattgtcttcacaactatcttgtatcaaagttattgtgtgctatatttcatgctttatgtaaaataagcggtattgtaagtttgtaaaatattgtataaaagtttgaacgcgaaatattattataatcagtttttcatatagaattgtagtagttgaattgtatattagctactaagtatgaacttaacgggtaggtactacccgaatttaaacttataaaatgctaatatgaagaaaaagcttttataaatgagttcatattatgctacgaaatactattaactactcttaatattctgtatgattaacttgttccatttaactattttgaaggaaatggcaccgactactcgacacaccgtgaatatgaatgaagaggaattccgtacttttctagcttcaaacatagccgcagtacaggctgcgctacataccaacaataaccttggatctagcagtacaggaaatcgtgtaggatgcacctacaaagaattcactgcctgcaaacctttggaatttgatggaaccgaaggaccgatcggattgaaacggtggaccgagaaggttgaatcggtgtttgccataagtaagtgtactgaagaggacaaagtgaagtacgctacgcataccttcacaggttctgcgttaacatggtggaatacctatctagagcaagtgggacaagatgatgcgtacgcactaccgtggtcagcattcaagcacttgatgaacgagaagtaccgtcccagaaccgaggtcaataagctcaagacagaacttagagggttacgaacccaaggatttgatattaccacgtacgaaagacgattcacagaattgtgcctattgtgtccgggagcattcgaagatgaggaagagaagatcgacgcgtttgtgaaaggattaccggaaagaatccaagaagatataagttcacacgagcccgcctccatacaacaggcatgtagaatggctcacaaactagtgaaccagattgaagaaagaattaaagaacagactgctgaagaggccaatgtgaagcaagtcaaaagaaagtgggaggaaaatggtgataagaatcaccaatacaacaacaacagcaattacaacaataatcgcaacaattatcccaacaatcgcaacatcaatcgcaactacaacaaacagcccaacaacaacaacaacaacaacagcaactacaacaatcatcccaacaacaataataaccgcaacaacaacaacaatcagaagcaactatgccaaaggtgtgaaaagaatcactcggggttctgcaccaaattttgcaacaagtgtaaaagaaatggtcatagcgcggcgaagtgtgaggtctacggaccaggggttaatagaacgaaaggaacaaatggtgtcggaacgagtaatggcggagcaagtagtgtcggagcaagttatgccaatgtagtttgttataaatgtggaaaaccaggccacattattagaaattgcccgaaccaggagaacacgaatggacaaggccgtggaagagttttcaatattaatgcggtagaggcacaggaagacccggagcttgttacgggtacgtttcttattgacaataaatctgcttacgttttatttgattcgggtgcggatagaagctatatgagtagagatttttgtgctaaattaagttgtccattgacgcctttggatagtaaatttttactcgaattagcaaatggtaaattaatttcagcagataatatatgtcggaatcgagaaattaaactggttagcgaaacatttaagattgatttgataccagtagagttagggagttttgatgtgataatcggtatggactggttgaaagaagtgaaagcggagatcgtttgttacaaaaatgcaattcgcattatacgagaaaaaggaaaacccttaatggtgtacggagaaaagggcaacacgaagctacatcttattagtaatttgaaggcacaaaaactaataagaaaaggttgctatgctgttctagcacacgtcgagaaagtacaaactgaagaaaagagcatcaatgatgttcccattgcaaaagaatttcccgatgtatttccgaaagaattaccgggattacccccacatcgatctgttgaatttcaaatagatcttgtaccaggagctgcaccaatagctcgtgctccttacagactcgcacccagcgagatgaaagaactgcaaagccaattacaagaacttttagagcgtggtttcattcgaccaagcacatcaccgtggggagctcctgttttgtttgtcaagaagaaagatggtacattcagattgtgtatcgactaccgagagttgaacaaacttaccatcaagaaccgctacccactaccgagaatcgacgacttatttgatcaactacaaggctcgtctgtttattcaaagattgacttacgttccgggtatcatcaaatgcgggtgaaagaagatgatattccaaagactgctttcagaacacgttacggtcattacgagtttatggtcatgccgtttggtttaactaatgcaccagctgtgttcatggaccttatgaaccgagtgtgtggaccataccttgacaagtttgtcattgttttcattgatgacatacttatttactcaaagaatgaccaagaacacggtgaacatttgagaaaggtgttagaagtattgaggaaggaagaattgtacgctaagttttcaaagtgtgcattttggttggaagaagttcaattcctcggtcacatagtgaacaaagaaggtattaaggtggatccggcaaagatagaaactgttgaaaagtgggaaaccccgaaaactccgaaacacatacgccagtttttaggactagctggttactacagaaggttcatccaagacttttccagaatagcaaaacccttgactgcattaacgcataaagggaagaaatttgaatggaatgatgaacaagagaaagcgtttcagttattgaagaaa includes these proteins:
- the LOC139854589 gene encoding uncharacterized protein, whose protein sequence is MVNETGDGSKTTHVSDLDFGDPLYLHSSDTSITALISMKLKGTENYNVWSRAMLLALQTKNKTGFIDGTVTKNTTDSVLALQWDRCNSVDHNDLIKLIQFLMGLDEFYHAVRSNILTREKLPSVQTAFSIVSREESHRDSSTIRGVGKSQQSAFLVSKTFDNKKKFGRGHNLNLKCTKCNMNGHTIDRCYEIVWYPPGWVKRNNNNTNKSIPVTTLWDKELLSHLTR